The following proteins come from a genomic window of Nasonia vitripennis strain AsymCx chromosome 4 unlocalized genomic scaffold, Nvit_psr_1.1 chr4_random0008, whole genome shotgun sequence:
- the LOC116417355 gene encoding uncharacterized protein LOC116417355 — MSTYYKIIAETCKIIATVLTPMYVKLPNTEGWLSIAKDFEEKWQFPNCIGALDGKHMRIRKPDHGGSVFFNYKRFHSIVLMAISDAHCRFVWFSVGDGGSFSDASVFSDCSFNEKLSNDELHIPAPTQLPSSDRFSPFVFISDEIFGLGKNLMNPYNRKLLRTEREKIFNYRLSRARFTIECAFGILCSKWQLLNNALRFNLITSRYIISACLCLHNFLITSNRQNQHSNNGGEVRHNLAEYFCNEGAVPWQRNYI, encoded by the exons ATGTCGACATATTATAAGATTATTGCAGAAACATGCAAGATCATTGCTACCGTGCTCACACCAATGTATGTAAAACTTCCTAACACAGAAGGATGGTTGTCCATCGCAAAAGACTTTGAAGAAAAATGGCAATTTCCTAACTGCATTGGAGCACTCGATGGTAAACACATGAGGATCAGGAAACCAGATCACGGTGGTAGCgtcttttttaattataaaaggTTTCATAGCATAGTACTCATGGCTATAAGTGATGCTCACTGTAGATTCGTTTGGTTTTCAGTAGGTGATGGTG GTTCATTCAGTGATGCCAGCGTTTTCAGTGATTGcagttttaatgaaaaactcTCAAATGATGAGTTACATATACCTGCACCAACACAGTTACCAAGTAGTGATAGATTTTCACCATTTGTATTTATCTCTGATGAAATATTTGGACTTGGAAAGAATTTAATGAACCCatataatagaaaattattgcgcactgaaagagaaaaaatatttaattacagGCTTAGTCGTGCAAGATTTACAATAGAGTGTGCATTTGGAATATTGTGTTCAAAATGGCAATTATTAAACAATGCTTTACGTTTCAATCTAATCACTAGTAGATATATCATAAGTGCATGCTTATGTTTACATAACTTTCTCATCACAAGTAATAGACAAAATCAACATAGTAACAATGGTGGCGAGGTCAGACACAATTTAGCAGAATATTTCTGCAACGAAGGTGCAGTTCCTTGGCAACGaaattatatttga